A stretch of DNA from Arthrobacter globiformis:
AAAACCGGGGATCTTAACGCTTTCTTAACGCCTCGTCCTTCACACCGGCCACAGGGATTTCCCCGGTGGTAGCGTGACGCGTATGCGCGACGTTCCTGCCCCGAAGGCCCGGCCTGCAGGCAGGAACGCCCAGCCTCCCGGCAAACGGCTCCGGCCGGCGGCGAAAACTGCCAGGCTCGCGGCCAAGACGACAGCGAAAACAGCCAAAGCGGCTGCCAGAACAGACCGGAAAGCGGCCGGAACGGACCGTGGGTTCGGCGGGCTGTGGCCCGGCGGCTCCAAAGTCTTCCCGCGCATCCTCAACGTCTTCGCACCCCAGCACCCCGCCCAGGTGATTGTGCTCGGGTTCGCCGGTGCGGTCGCCCTCGGCACAATCCTGCTCATGCTGCCCATCTCGCGGAACGGCCCCGCGGGAGCGCCCTTCCTCGATGCCCTGTTCACCTCCACCTCGTCCGTGTGCGTCACCGGCCTGATCACCGTCGACACCCCGGTGTACTGGAGCGGGTTCGGCAAGGTGGTGATCATGGCCCTGATCCAGATCGGCGGGTTCGGCGTCATGTCCTTCGGCACGCTGCTGGGGGTGCTCATGGCCCGCCGGCTGGGCCTGCGCTCACGGCTCTCGGCAGCCGCGGAGACCAGGAGCACCGGATTCGGCGACGTGCGCCGCGTGCTGCTCGGGGTCCTGGCCATCAGCCTCACCGTGGAGATCGTGCTCGCGGGGATGCTGGCCGCCAGGTTGGTCGCGGGCTATGGCTACGAGCCCGGGCGTGCGCTGTGGCACGGCGTCTTCCACGCGGTGTCCTCGTTCAACAACGCCGGGTTCGCGCTGCACACGGACAACCTCATCGGCTTCGCCGGGGACCCGTGGATCTGCCTGCCCATCGCAGCCGCGGTGATCATCGGCGGCCTCGGCTTCCCGGTGCTCTTCGAACTGCGCCGGCAGTACCAGCGGCCCATCCATTGGAGCATGAACACCAAGCTGGTCCTCGTGGGCACGGCAGTGCTCCTCACGGCAGGCACCGTCTTCATCACCGCCGTCGAATGGTCCAACCCGGCCACCCTCGGCGCGCTCAAGCCGGGCGAACGCGTCCTGGCCGGCTTCTTCCAGTCCGTCATCACCCGCACCGCCGGATTCAACAGCGTCGACATCGGGCAGATGCACGAGGTGTCCTGGCTGGGCATGGACATCCTGATGTTCATCGGCGGCGGCCCGGCCGGCACCGCGGGCGGCCTGAAGATCACCACGTTCAGCGTCCTGTTCTTCATCCTCCTGACGGAACTGCAGGGCGGCACGGCCGTGAACATCTTCGGCAAGCGGCTCTCCCGCGCCGTGCACCGGCAGGCAATCACCGTGGTGCTGCTGGCCATCGGGCTGGTAGTCGCCTCCACAATGTTCCTGATGATCATCACCGACTTCGGCCAGGAGCGGATCCTGTTCGAGGTGATCTCCGCGTTTGCCACGGTGGGTCTGTCCACAGGCATCACGGCCGCCATGCCGCCGGCTGGCCAGGTGGTGCTGATCCTGCTCATGTTCATCGGCCGCCTGGGCCCGGTGACGCTGGGCGCCGCACTGGCCCTCCGCGAACGCCCGCTTCTGTACGAATACCCGAAGGAAAGGCCCCTCATTGGCTAAGAACTTCTTCTCCCGTTCCCCCGAATCCACGGCACAGGCAGATTCGGTGGTGGTCATCGGACTGGGCCGCTTCGGCGGGTCGCTGGCACTGGAGCTCGAGGCGCAGGGCACCGAGGTGCTGGGCATCGACTCCAACGAGGACACCGTGCAGTCCTACAACGGCCGGCTCACCCACGTGGTCCGGGCGGACTCCACCAAGGAGGAGGTGCTCCGCCAGCTCTCCGTCCACGAGTTCGACCGCGCCGTGGTGGGCATCGGCAGCGACATCGAGGCGAGCATCCTGACGACCTCGCGCCTGCTCACATTCAAGAAGCCGCAGATCTGGGCCAAGGCCATCAGCGAGCCGCACGCCGAGATCCTCAACCAGCTCGGCGTGAACCACGTGATCCGCCCCGAGCACGACATGGGCAAGCGCGTGGCCCACCTGGTCCGCGGCTCGCTGCTGGACTACGTCGAGTTCGAGGACGACTTCGTGATGATCCGCACCAGCCCGCCCACCGAGGCCCGTGACCGTCCGCTCGGCGTGCTGGGCCTGCGCGACAAGTACGGCATCACCATCGTGGCGGTCAAGCGCCCCGGCGGGATCTGGGGCCACACCACCGCGCAGACCGTCCTGTACGACGACGACCAGATCATCGTGCAGGGAAGCAAGACGCAAGCGGAGCGGTTCAGCAACATGACGTAGGTTTTGCCGGTGGCCGGCTACCTCGTGTGGCCTGTTACCGCGTGGCCGGCGCCTCAATAAAGACCACCTGGCTCAGGCTTCTGACCGGGCCCCGCCTACGGGCGGCAGGCTTGCCGACGGCGTTAGCCGGGTTCCCGGCGTCGGACTTCACCTTCCCGGCACCTGTGGAAAGCCCGGCACCTGTGGAATGCCCGACGGCGTTTGCCGCCTTTCCGGCCGGGACCCGGCGCACGCTGAGCTGCTCCAGATCCAGCAGCCGGCGGGCGCCGGTCCGGGCGTCGATGATCCAGAACAGGTCGATGTCCCGGAGTGTGCTGCTCACGGTCCCCCGGTGCGCCAGCCGGCCGCGGTGCCAGGCCTCGACCTCGTCACCCACCGCCAGCTCCGCGCTGGACTGCACTTCAAGCGTCAAATGTTCGTTCACAGCCGGTCCCCCTCCATTGGAATGTCGATGGGACCAGCCTGCACCACGATGTTTTCCAAAACGTTTCACGTGAGGTCGCGTTGTGTGTCTGCGCTGTTACCGGCTGAGCCTGCGAGCGCACCTTGGAAAGTGGATGCGCAGTTGGCGGGGAATAAGAGCGCCGGAAAATATGTGATTCACTAACACGCAGGAAATAGAAATAAGTCCAAAATCCTGAAAACTGCGCCAATCTTGATCGTTTCCTGCGGCATTCTTAGCTTGGGCCTCTTCAGTTACAGAAATATCCGGTAATTGCCACCAAGCCTTTATGGACGCGCGCCCTATACATGGACAGTAACGGCCTAATTCCCCGCTAAGGAATCTGCCCGCTGACTGGCAGCCAAAGCCTCCTGTGCGTGGCCGAGCCGCTGGTGGATATTCGCCAAAACCCGCCACGGCGTCTCCAGGGACGGGTCCAGCGAGGCTGCGTGCTCCAAGTCGGCGATGGCTTCGGCGGAACGGCCCAGGCCGAACTGTGCCACACCGCGGTGGACGTAGAGCGCCGTCGAATACGGGGCGTCAGCGACCATCGCGTCCAACAGGTCCTTGGCCGCAGGAACGTCGCCGCTGTAAAGGTAGCCGACCGCCAAGGCGGTGCCCGCCTCCTGCGAACCGGGCGTCCGTTCCCGGGCGAGCCTTCCCCATTCCACGGCGTGCCGGGCCGCCTCCTGGTCCCCCGCCGTCGCCGGGCCGGCGAACGCCTGGGCTGCAAGCAGCGCGGTGTCGCTATCCCATGGCCGAAGCTGCCTGGCCTGCACAAACGCCTGTTGCGCCCCGGCAATGTTCCCCGCCGCGGCCGCCCGAGCTCCGGCAACCATGGGCCATTCAGCGAGGGTAGCGGGAACGGCAACGACCAGCGCCGCGAGGACCAACACCACGCCCGCCAGTCGCGGAACTGCACGCAATTTCCGGGCAGCAGGGGCCGGGATGAACCGGTTGCCGGCTCCGGCGGGATTCCCGACGTCGGACCCCACCAGGCCCCCGCAGAGGAAGGCAACGAGGCCCGTGGTCCCGATCGAAGTGAAGTGGGTCAGCAGGGCCAGTGCGTAGGCTGCGACAGTCGCCAGCACCACGGCAAGATACCTTCGGTCCGCCGATACCGGGGTTTCCCGCAACCGCCGGATCACAGCAATCACTGACACGGCGATCAAAGCCAGAACGAGCACCAGCAGCGGAAAACCGCCTGCTGCCAGTGCCTGCAGTGGCCAGCTGTGCGGCGAATCGGCAGGAAAGCTGTCACCAACAGTCCGCGCCCATTCCCCGTTCAGGTACGCGGGCAACGCGTCCACGAAACCGCTCGGACCTACGCCCGAGACAGAGTGGTCGGCGATCAGCCCGAGGCTCCGGTCCCACAGCAGCCACCGCCCATCCACCGTTCCGGCTGACAGCAGCCGATCCCTGGCGGCGGGAACCAGAAACACGACGATGGCGATGCCCGCCGCGGCGGCCGCAGCTCCGGCGGCGGTTTTCAGCGGGGGCCAGGACCTGCCCTTCATCCAGGTGAAGGCGACGAACAGAGCCACGACCAGGAGGGCCGCCAGCGCAGCCCGGGACCCGGAAAGCACAGCAACTCCGGCGCCGGCCAGCAAACCCGCACGGCACAGCCAAACCTGCCAGTTCCGGCCTGGCCCGCCTTGCGCAGCCAGGACACCGGCAATCACGACGCCGGCCAGGCCTTGGTCGGTTGCGTTGCCCAGCGTCGCTCCCGGCCTTACATCTTCAGCGCCGCCTAGCGGGCGCAGACCTGCGCTTTCCAGCACGGCAAGGACGAACAAGGCGATGCCCGCGACTGCCAGGGACAGGCTGAGCACCGTGCGCCGCCGACTCGCGTCGGAACTGCCGAGGATTTTTGCACCCACCGCGAGAACAGCCACGTACACCGCCAGTGTCAGCAGGCCCTCATAGCGCGGCCAGCGTCCCGCGATACTCGCAAGAGGCGTGTCGGAGAGCAGCATCGCGACGGCGATCCACAGCACGCAGGCTGCCGTTACTGCCTTCACCGCCAGCGGGAGGCGCGCACCAACAGGCGACAGCAGGCCGGCGAGGACGGCGAGAATCACCACCACGAGCTTGACCCATACGAAGCGGAACAGTCCGCCAGGCTGGAAGGCCAGGAGAGAGGCGGCCATCAGGATCATGCAGGCCCCGGGAAGACGGGAGATTGCTCGTTCCATGCGCAGCCTGCAGCCTTTCCCCCGAAATTGTTCGTAACCAACAATAGCCGTCCTACGCGTTCACTTTTCCACGGATCCGGGAACGCAATATACAAATTCAGCCCGTTACACAATCGTTGGACAAAGCCTATTCCACAGTTAGACTGAGTCGTTCTTTGACAATTTAAAGTGACGGCCGCGCCGTTTGCTGACCCATGGGGGGATAAAAATGCTCGCTAGGAGCGGGCGATTCCGTTTGCGAATCGCATTATTATTATCGGTACTTTCGGCGCTCATAGTCACGGGGTTGGCACCGGCCAACGCCGTGGACCTGTCCGACGCCTCGATCAGCGGAAAGGTGACGGCGCCGGCAGGGGTTGACCTCACTTCTACGCAGGTCTACGCACACACCGCCGGCGGCTATTCGTACACCGGCTACAGCCAGGTCAATGAGGACGGCACCTACGCGATCAACGGACTGCCGGCAGGAACCTACAAAATTCAGTTCAGTGGTTCCAACTACTCCGGCGCCCTCGAACAGTGGCATGCCGGAGCTTCCTCGTTCGAGACTGCCACCACCGTTACCCTTGCGGCCGGACAGGCGCTCACAGGCATTAACGCCAGCCTGGTCAAGGGTGCCACCATCAGCGGCCGGATCACGGTGCCCAGCGGCGTGGACATCGGTTCTGTCGGTGTATCAGTCCAAAGCACCGGCAACGAGTGGTACTCCGCATATGGATCGGTCAACCAGGATGGAAGCTACTCGGTCCGCGGTCTGCCTGCCGGCAGCTACAAGGTCCAGTTTGTGGGCGGAAGCTCCGGCGCTGTTACGCAGTGGCATGCGGCAGCAAGCTCCTTTGATGCTGCCACCCCCATCACCTTGACAACCGGCCAGGACCTCAGCGGCATCAATGCATCCCTCGTGAAGGGCGCATCCCTCAGCGGGACCATCACGGTTCCTCCCGGCGTCGATCCGAGCCTGGTGCATGTGGAGGCGCGGGACATCAACGGCAACACCGCAGGCTATTCCGGCATCAGTTCCGAGGGAACCTATAGTCTCCGCGGTTTTCCGGCCGGCAGCTACAAGGTTTTGTTCTCCTCCTATGACACCGGACTGCTGCAACAGTGGTATTCGGGAGCGTCGTCCTTCGACGCCGCAACTCCGGTGATCCTCGCCGCAGGCCAGGAAAAAACCGGAATCAACGCATCCCTCGTCACGGGCGGTTCGGTCAGCGGAAGGGTCACAGCCCCCGCCGGAACCAACCTCACCTCGATCCAGGCCACCGTCTATGAGGCAACCGGACCCAACCCGAACTACGTTGCGTCATCATCAGTCAACGCCGACGGCACATACACGGTGGGTGGGCTTAACACCGGAAGCTACAAAGTGCAGTTCCTCGGGACGAACAGCGCCCTGCTGGAGCAGTGGTATGACGGCGCGTCAACTTTTGGAACAGCCATTCCCGTAGCCGTCACGGCCGGACAGAACCACAGCGGGGTCGATGCTGCGCTGGTGAAAGGCGCGTCCATCACCGGCAAGGTCGCATCCGCCGCAGGCGTCAACCTTTCTGGAGTATGGATCTACCTCTATGATTCGGAAACTATGTCCTGGGCCGGGGGGACGCAGCCCGGCGCGGACGGTTCCTACCAATTCGCAGGCCTCGCCGCTGGATCGTACAAAATCCAGTTCAGCACGGGCAGCTCCGGAGCACTCGGGCAGTGGTACGGCGGTGCAGTCGCGGCATCTGCCGCCACGCCCGTCGCAGTCAGCAGCAGCCAGGATCTGACACTGGCCGACACTGTGCTCATCAAGGGTGCAACCATCTCCGGCAAAGTCACTGCGCCCGCGGGCGTTGACCTTTCCGCCGTCTCCGTCTATGCGTACAACTCCACAGGCAGCTTGTCGTACCCCGGCTACACCAACGTGCAGGCCGACGGCAGCTACAAGCTCGCCGGTCTCCCCCAAGGCGATTACGCCGTTTCGTTCTCGGGCTACAACTCCGGGGCCCTGGACCAGTGGCACGCGAATGCCACCTCCCGGGAATCGGCCACCGTACTGCCCGTCGCCGCGGGCCAGGACGTCACAGGCATCAATGCGACCCTGGTGAAGGGTGCAAGCATCAGCGGCAAAGTCACGGTTCCGGCCGGGGTAACCCTGTCCGGCGTGTCCGTGTCTGCCAGCGGGGAGGGCAGCCCCTACGGCACGTACGCGAGCGTGAACGCGGACGGCACGTACAAGGTGAAGGGCCTCCCGGCTGGCAGCTACAAGGTCAAATTCTCCAACTACAACTCCGGGGCGCTGGACGAGTGGTACAACAACGTGCAGACCGAGGCCGCTGCCGCGCCCATTGTCCTGACCGCGGGCCAGGACAAGGTGGCCGTCGACGCAACACTGGCGAAGGGCGCAACCATCGGCGGGAAGGTCACCCTGCCCGCTGGCGTGAACGCCTTTAACGTCACCGCCGGCCTCTTCAAGGCAGCCGACGGTGCCTCGGTCAGTTCTGTCCAGCTCAACAACGACGGCACGTATGCGCTGCGCGGAGTCCCGGCAGGCAGCTACAAGCTTCGGTTCGCCGGATACAGCAGCACCGGTTTGCTGGCCAGATGGTACACCAATGCCACTACGCTGGCCACTGCCACTCCGGTGACAGTCACCGACGGCCAGACCCTCACGGCCATCAACGCCACCCTCGTCAAGGGCGGCGTGATCAGCGGCAAGATCACGGCTCCGGCGGGGACACGGCTGACGGCGTCGGAGGTCGTCGCCACGAAGACCGGAACCATCGATGATTCGGCCGTCTACGGCTATGTCAACCCGGACGGTACCTACAGCATTGTCGGACTGGAAACGGGCACCTACAAGCTGCGCTTCCTCGGCGGCCAGAGCGGTGCCGAGGACCTCTGGTACGGAGGAACAACAGCCGCCACCGCCAAATCCGTAGCGGTAACCGCGGGGCAGACTGTCACTGGCGCGGACCTGACGGTTGTTACGGGGGCGACCATCAGCGGCAACGTCGCCGGGGCAAGCGGCCAGCCCGGCTACCTGCTCAGCGTCCTTGATTCAGCGGGCAAGCTGGTCAAGAACAGCTACTCGGATGAGGCCGGCAACTACAGCGTGGTCGGCCTCGCTGCGGGATCCTACAAAGTGGCGTTCAACCGCTCCAGCGGGTTCACCCAGGACGAGGCGCAGTACTACCAGAACCAGCCGGAATCCGCCGCGGGGCAGGCACAGTCCATCCCGGTCACCTCCGGACAGACAGTGCCGAACATCAACGCCAGCCTCACAGCCGGCGGCTCCGTGACCGGCACCGTGCTGGACAAGGCCGGCAAGCCGGTCGTCAATGCCCAGATTCAGGCCTACACGCCGGACGGCTCGCTGGTTACCCGCAGCGCGGGCACCAGCGCCACCGGCAAGTACACCCTGAAGGGTCTTACCACCGGCAGCTACATCATCAAGGTGCACGGAGCCTTGTCCGGACGCGGTGACCTCTACTCCGGCAACAAGACCACGGAGGCCACGGCAACCAAGGTCGGCGTGGTCAGGGGCAGCGCCACAACGCACGACCTGTCCTACGCGGCAGTAGTGGAGACCCTGACCGCGCCCACCCCCACGGTCAAGGGAACGGCCAAGGTGGGCTACACGCTGACGGCGGTTCCCGGAACCTGGGGACCTGCAGGTGTCACGCTGAAGTACCAGTGGAAGGCCAACGGCGTCGCCATTACCGGCGCCACCGCCGCCACGTCCAAGCTGACGGCGGCACAGGTGGGCAAGACGCTGACCTTCAGCGTGACGGGTACCAAGACCGGATACACCACGGCAACCAAGACCTCTGCCGCCACCGGCACGGTCATGGCCCTCAACCCGGTCCTGACCGCGCCGACTCCCAAGATCACCGGAACGGCCAAGGTGGGCTACACGCTGACCGCCGCTCCGGGAACCTGGGGACCGGCACCCGTTGCCCTGAAATACCAGTGGAAGGCCAACGGGATCGCGATCGCCGGCGCCACGGCGAGCACCTACAAGCCGTCCGCGGCGGTGGTCGGCAAGACCATCAGTGTCACGGTCACCGGCAGCAAGGCCGGCTACAACACCGCGGCCAAGACGTCGGCACTCACCGCAAGGGTCGCCGTCGGAACCCTCACCGCAACGGTTCCCAGGATCACGGGCACCGCCAAGGTGGGCTATACACTGACGGCGGTTCCCGGCATCTGGGGCCCGGCTCCGGTCACCCTGAAGTACCAGTGGAAGGCGAACGGCGTTGCCATTACCGGCGCCACCGCCAGCACCTACAAGCCGGCTGCGGCTGTGATCGGCAAGACCATCAGCGTGACGGTCACCGGCTCGAAGGCGGGCTATACGACGGCGGCCAGGACGTCGGCACTGACCGCAAGGGTCGCCGTCGGGACCCTCACCGCTCCGGTTCCCGTGATCAGCGGCGCCGTCAGGGTGGGGTCCGCCCTCACGGCCACAGGCGCCTGGGGTCCGGCTCCGGTCACCCTGAAGTACCAGTGGAAGGCGAACGGCGTTGCCATCACGGGTGCCACGGCAGCCACTTACACGCCCACAACCGCGGTGCTGGCCAAGACCCTCACGGTGACGGTGACGGGTTCCAAGGCCGGTTTCACCACGGTTGCCAAGACCAGCGCGGTGTCGGTCAAGGTGGCGGTTGGCGTACTGACGGCCCCCGTGCCCAGCATCTCGGGTTCGCCAACACCGGGATCGGTGCTCACGGTTGTTCCTGGGGCGTGGGGGCCGGCACCGGTCACCCTGAAGTACCAGTGGTACCTCAACGGAATGCCTCTTTCCGGGGCCACCGGCACCACCTATACGCCGATGCTTCCCGGAGACGCGATCAGCGTCAGTGTCACGGGCTCCAAGCCCGGCTTTACGACGGCGGTGAAAACCTCCGCCCAGACGCCGACAATGACGGTGCGTGAGCCGGCTCCGGTGGGCTAACCGCCGTCGTACGGCCACGAACGCGGCAGATCAGCGGCCGCTGCGGCTCCAAGTTGGGCTGCAGCGGCCGTTCCGCGTTAAACGGGAGAAGCGCGGAGGTGGACAGACCGTCATAAACGCCCTGCAGTGTGATCCGCGTCATACTACGTCAAAGAATGTATTCTGCTAAAAGCCAATGTCGTCGCCCAGGAGAAAGGACAGCCCGTGAAGCCTCATGCTTCGTTCCGCTTGTTCCGCTCCGGGCTGATCGGATCCATTGTGCTGGGCCTGGCCGCCGGCGGACACCTTGCCGGTGGAGGCCAGCTGCCCACGCCGGCAATCCTCGCCGCCCTGTGCGCCGTGACCATGGTTCCGGTCGCGGCCCTGACGCGTTTCAAACTGTCAATGCCGGTTCTCGCCGGGCTAATAGGCGGCGGACAGGCCTGGCTCCACTGGGCATTCGACGCCATGTCCGCGGAGACCCCGGCGGCGATTTCCCCGGCGCTGCTTTCGGGACACGCCGGACACACGCCGTCGTCCCTGAACCACGAGGCGCTGGTGATGGCCGCCCCGGCCCACGGCTCTGCACCCGACGGACTCATGTTCGCCGCTCACGCCGTCGCCACCCTGGCCACAGCGCTGCTCCTTGCCCATGGCGAGCGCGCCCTCGGGGTACTGGCCGACTGGCTGGGCCCGCTGTTTTGGGACGCCGAACCGTCCGTCATCGTTCCCGCCCGTGCCCCCTTCCCATGCGCCGCTGCTGCAGTCCTTCCGCCCAAGCACCACTCGGTTCGCCTGCCTTCCCGGCGCGGACCTCCGCTGCTCGCAGCCGCCGCATAGAGACAGTTCCTTTCACAACTGGCAGGAACTTCCGACGGCGGTTCTTCCGCTTCCCGGACAGGCCCAAGGCCTGATTTTTCTGACCCCTAAAACCTGTGAAAGGCACTCCTGCCATGAAAACCTCCCTTCGCCGTACCCTCAAGAGCACCGCGGCCGCCACACTGGCGGCCGGATTCCTGGCTGCCGGCGCGGCCGCAGCTTCCGCCCACGTCACCGTTGACCCCTCCGCCACCTCGGAGGGCGGCTTCACCAAGCTGACGTTCAGCGTCCCCAACGAATCCGAGACCGCCAAGACCAACCGGCTCGAAGTGAAGCTGCCCACGGACACGCCGCTGACCTCCGTCTCGGTCCTGCCCATTGACGGATGGAAGGCCCAGGTCATTACCACCACCCTGCCCAAGCCGGTCGAGGTGGCCGGGGCAACCGTGACCAAGGCGCCCACCAGCGTGGTGTGGACTGCCGACGCCGCGCACCAGATCGGGCAGAACCAGTTCCAGATGTTCACCCTGTCCGTCGGCCGCCTCCCCGCAGCCGGCACCACGGTGATCCTGCCCGCGGCGCAGGGCTACACGGACGGGACCACCGTCAACTGGGCCGACGCCGCAGCCGAGCACCACCACGCCTCCGCAACGTCGTCCGCGCCCGCCGCGGAAGCTAAAAAGTCCCGCCCTGCACCGACCTTCGTCACCACGGCAGCCGACGGTGAGGGCGCCCACGCAGCGGCCAGCCCGGCGGCCACGCAGGCGTCGGCGGTGACGCCGGCCGCTTCGGCTTCCTCCTCCGGTGCCGACACCGCCGGGTGGGTGGGGCTGGCCGCAGGACTGATCGGCCTTGCCGCGGGCGTGACAGCGCTGGCCCGTACCCGCGCCAGCCGCGGCGACTAGGCACCGCGTCAGCTGGGCCGCGCGGCAACCAGGCCCTGCGGGGGCTGGCCCGCGCCTGGTCTGGGGCTATGCAATGTGGTGGAAGCGCCGCCCTACCCGCGGCAGCGCCTGGGCCATGGGCCGGCCGGCTCCGCGGCGAGCTTTCGTCCGCGGACACTGGGCGGGCGTCCTGGCCGCGATCACGGCGATGGTCCTCGCGGGCATGTTCCTGCCGCTCCTTGGCTGGAGCCTGCTCGGTTTCATCCTCCTGGGTGCGGCGATAGCGGAAGCCAGGCGCTCGTCCATTTGAACCGGAACCGGAAGCGGGAGAGGAACCCGAGCAGGCGCATTCCCGGTAGCGCCCTGGCGCGCAAAGTGGGCATGGCCGCCCCGGCCCGCCGTCGATAGACTGAGAATGGCCGCCGCGGCAGCAGGCCGCCCCGGCTTTCCCGAACAGGAGGTCACGATGGGTTTGGGTGACAAGATCCACAACGCCGCCGAAAAACTCCACGGCAGAAGCAAGGAAGCGGCCGGCCGTGCCACCGGAGACGAACGGCTCCGGTCCGAAGGCAGGGCCCGCCACATCAGGGCCGACCTCAAGCAGGCCGGCGAAAAGATCAAGGACGCCTTCAGGAGGCACTAAGGTCCCGCGTTAGAGCTCGAGGCCCTGTCCGGTAAGAGCGGACAGGGCCTCGCCGCGTCCGCGGACTGGCCCCGGACGTTCTAAGGGTTAGAGGCGTTAAAAAAACGTTAAGATTTGCGCCGCCAGCGGAGGAACTGCTGTTGCGGCGATGGGCGGCACAGTACCGTGGATCCATGCCGTCCTGCGATGGCCCCCAACACCGCAGGGCGGCATTTCCATGCCCTCCGGCGGTTTGATGCCCTCCCGCCGGGAAGCAAAAGAAGAAGCAGGCCATCCACTATGCCAAAAAAGGCCGCCTAAAGTGCTTCCAAGCGGCCATTCCTGGCAAAACGACGCACGATGCAGAACCCACGAAGCGAGAACGGACACTTGGCGCCCTTGTCTAAACGGCCTCAAGTGTTCGTTCGCGCTTAACTACGATCCGAGGCGGCCATTTTTGGTGAAACGACGCTGTGCCGCCGGGCGGCTCCGACTCGGTGGAAACGGCGTACTCTCATTGATATATTGTTTGCCCCAGCAAAGCCGTGTAAACATGCGTCAACTCAGTAGATTGGCAGTCCTGGGAGCAGCCCTTTTGCTTGCTCTGTCTGCAGCGGGCGGCCCGCCCCAGTCCGCAACGAGTAAATCCCCATCGGCGACGAGCGCGGGGTTCCTGCCTGCAACGAGCCTGCCCGCAACAAACCGGCCGGCACCAAGCCAGCGATCACCTGTCCCCCGTACAGTCCGGCATCTCGCTGTCCGCCATGCTGCCGCCGTGATGGCCGCACCCACTCCGGCGCAGCCCACTCCGGCGCAGCA
This window harbors:
- a CDS encoding potassium channel family protein, whose protein sequence is MAKNFFSRSPESTAQADSVVVIGLGRFGGSLALELEAQGTEVLGIDSNEDTVQSYNGRLTHVVRADSTKEEVLRQLSVHEFDRAVVGIGSDIEASILTTSRLLTFKKPQIWAKAISEPHAEILNQLGVNHVIRPEHDMGKRVAHLVRGSLLDYVEFEDDFVMIRTSPPTEARDRPLGVLGLRDKYGITIVAVKRPGGIWGHTTAQTVLYDDDQIIVQGSKTQAERFSNMT
- a CDS encoding TrkH family potassium uptake protein, translating into MRDVPAPKARPAGRNAQPPGKRLRPAAKTARLAAKTTAKTAKAAARTDRKAAGTDRGFGGLWPGGSKVFPRILNVFAPQHPAQVIVLGFAGAVALGTILLMLPISRNGPAGAPFLDALFTSTSSVCVTGLITVDTPVYWSGFGKVVIMALIQIGGFGVMSFGTLLGVLMARRLGLRSRLSAAAETRSTGFGDVRRVLLGVLAISLTVEIVLAGMLAARLVAGYGYEPGRALWHGVFHAVSSFNNAGFALHTDNLIGFAGDPWICLPIAAAVIIGGLGFPVLFELRRQYQRPIHWSMNTKLVLVGTAVLLTAGTVFITAVEWSNPATLGALKPGERVLAGFFQSVITRTAGFNSVDIGQMHEVSWLGMDILMFIGGGPAGTAGGLKITTFSVLFFILLTELQGGTAVNIFGKRLSRAVHRQAITVVLLAIGLVVASTMFLMIITDFGQERILFEVISAFATVGLSTGITAAMPPAGQVVLILLMFIGRLGPVTLGAALALRERPLLYEYPKERPLIG
- a CDS encoding O-antigen ligase family protein is translated as MERAISRLPGACMILMAASLLAFQPGGLFRFVWVKLVVVILAVLAGLLSPVGARLPLAVKAVTAACVLWIAVAMLLSDTPLASIAGRWPRYEGLLTLAVYVAVLAVGAKILGSSDASRRRTVLSLSLAVAGIALFVLAVLESAGLRPLGGAEDVRPGATLGNATDQGLAGVVIAGVLAAQGGPGRNWQVWLCRAGLLAGAGVAVLSGSRAALAALLVVALFVAFTWMKGRSWPPLKTAAGAAAAAAGIAIVVFLVPAARDRLLSAGTVDGRWLLWDRSLGLIADHSVSGVGPSGFVDALPAYLNGEWARTVGDSFPADSPHSWPLQALAAGGFPLLVLVLALIAVSVIAVIRRLRETPVSADRRYLAVVLATVAAYALALLTHFTSIGTTGLVAFLCGGLVGSDVGNPAGAGNRFIPAPAARKLRAVPRLAGVVLVLAALVVAVPATLAEWPMVAGARAAAAGNIAGAQQAFVQARQLRPWDSDTALLAAQAFAGPATAGDQEAARHAVEWGRLARERTPGSQEAGTALAVGYLYSGDVPAAKDLLDAMVADAPYSTALYVHRGVAQFGLGRSAEAIADLEHAASLDPSLETPWRVLANIHQRLGHAQEALAASQRADSLAGN